TTTAATCCGTGCAGCCTCTATTGTTGCTTTCTTAGTCTCCAATGGGTCTATTGGAGAAAAAATTGTCATATTAGGAAGTGTGCGCATCAGAGCAATATCTTCGGTTGTATGATGTGTTGGCCCCAGGTTACTATATACAAATCCGCTACCAATACCCACAAGTTTAACATTCATTCTTTGTAGACAGATGTCATTTCTAATCTGTTCAAAAGCACGCATCGTAAGGAAACAGCCAATAGTGTAAGCAAAAGGAATCTTGCCACATGAAGCTAATCCAGCTGATACGCTAATCATATTTGCCTCAGAGATGCCACAATTTATAAATCTATCGGGAAAATCCTTTCTATATTTATCATAAACAATTGCACCATTGTCAGCAACCAGAGCAACAATATGCTCATTTTCTTTTGCAAGCTCATAAAGCTTACTTAAATAGGCATTTCTCATATTCCCAAGTTATCCAATCCCAATTCTTTGAATGCAATAGCCATCTCTTCTTTATTTGGCATGCGGTAATGCCAGACAGGAACATTCTTCATAAACGATATCCCCTTACCCTTGGTAGTATGTGCCACTATTAGTGTCGGCTTATCATAAACCAAAGGAAGAGAGAAAAAAACATCTTGCATCTCTGAAATATTATGGCCATCAACCTCTTTGGTTTCCCATCCAAATGCTTTCCACTTATCAACCAATGGTTTTAGGGAAATAATATTGTCTACCCAATCTATAGCTTGTAACTTGTTATAATCAATGATTGCTATCAAATTATCCAATTTATATTGAGGAGCAAATAAAGCAGCTTCCCACACAGAACCTTCTTGACATTCTCCATCACCTAACAGGACAAATACACGGTATTTCTTTTTATCCATTTTACCAGCCAAGGCTATTCCTACCCCAAATGGAAATCCATGTCCTAATGCTCCTGTAGAAGCCTCTACACCTGGGATTTTATACATATCTGGATGACCACCCAAAATACTTCCTCTCATACCAAATGTATCAAGATTTTCTTTATCAAAAAAACCCTTATCCGCAAGAATTGCATACAATGCAACACACCCATGACCTTTACTTAATATAAATCTATCCCTTTGGGGATCCTTTGGATTTTTATTATCAATATTTAAAATTTTATAATAAAGCACAGTCAAAATTTCTACTATTGACAAAGAAGAAGGGATATGGCCACCCCCTCCCTTACAAATTGTTCTAAATATTGTTTTTCTTAATTCTTTAGCTTTTTTATATAAATCTAATGTATTCATTAAAATTATACAAGTCTTATAGCCTTCATTGTCTTAACATTGTAATACTTTATATCTGTCATAGGATTTGGAATTTTACCCTCTTCAAAAGCCCTCTTCATATCAAAGATTGCCTCCTTAACAGTATATTTTGGAGAAAAACCTATTTCTTCTTTAATCTTTCTTGATGAAATATGATATGAACGATTGTCATTGGTTGGAAGGGTCTTAATTGGTATCTGATGACCTAAAGTTTCCTGAACCATCTTTGCAATATCCTTGATTTTGTAATTCTCATACCCAACATTGTAAATTTTTCTATCTATTCTTTCATCAGCCAGGCCTAACAAATAAACATAAAGGTCAGTCATATCCTCAATATGAATATTGGGTCGCATCTGTTCTCCTCCAAAAACCGTAATTTCTTCTTTATTGATAGCATGGTTTGTTAAGATATTAACTGTCAAGTCAAGTCGCATTCTGGGTGAATAACCGCAAACCGTAGAAGGCCTAACAATTACTATCACAAAACCTTTTTTACTAGCATTCATTAGAACCTCTTCACACTTTGCCTTGTATTTGGAATAATCTGTCAGGGGTTCTAATGGAAGATCTTCTGTTACCTCTTCTTCCTTTTTGATGCCATATACACTTGAGCTTGAAGCATAAATTAGTCTTTCTACTTTATTATTTTTTGCTACATCTACAAGTTGAATAAAGGCATCGTAGTTTATTTCTCTAGTTAAAGCTGGATTTAATTCACAGCTCGGATCATTAGATATACATGCTAGATGGATAACTGTATCATAGCCTTTTATCTCTCTCTCAATAAGCTCTTTGTTTCTAATATCACCTTTTATCTGAATAAGTTTGGGATTGTCTTTTACACTATTTAAAACATCCTCTCCATAGATATATAAGTCAATAACCTTAACATAGTGACCTTTGTTGAGTAGTTTTGGAACTAATATACTACCAACATAACCAGCCCCTCCAGTTATAAAGACCCTTTTAGCCTTATTCATTATTTTTTAAAATTGTATAAATAAATTCAAGCAATTCATGCTTTCTAATAGGCACTTTATTACAGACTATCTGAACAGCTAATGCCCCTACTGTATTTCCAATAAATGAAACAAGGTCTAGTGGCATACCTAAAGCAAAGCAGGGTGCTGTATAGGAAAAAAAGGCATCTCCAGCACCTGTAATATCCACAACCTTTGCAGAAAAAGCAGGTGTCTTATTAATATTGCCATGCCTATCAATGCCTACAGAGCCATGGCTACCCACTGTTATAATAACACAATCATTTTTTAGGCTTTTTAAAATTTTTCCCGCTATTTCTTCTACAGAAGAAAATTTATCTTGTGTTGCCAGCCTTGCCTCAGGTACATCCAGACAGATAAAATTTGGATTTGCATATTTTGTTATTAAATTATAGCCAACATTAGCCCCATTTACTTGTGTATTTACTGCTATCTTCTTTGAAATTTTTTCTATAGTTTTAATCATTTTATCTGTAATGAAGCCATGACCAAAATCTGCAATCAATACTATATCATATTCAGGCAATATTCTTTTTAAAAATCTTAAGACCTCTGACTCGCATTCATCCTTGATAAAGGAATCATTAATATAGTTAATTTCAAATACCTTTTGGTTTTGATATTTGTTAATATACCTTTTTTTTACAATTGTAGGCCCATCATCCCTATAAAAGAATTTTGTTTTAATATTTGGGTTAAGGTTTTTTAAAATGAAATTCTTTCTTTTATCCTCTTTTCCTAAAAGGGTTACCAAATGAACATTGTCGCAAATTTGTGCAATATGATTGGCAATAGCAAATGAACCACCTACAAAAACCTCATAGTTTATATGCTTATGAACAATAATCTGTGCTTTCGGAGATTTACCCATAGATTCACAATAGTGATATTCATCAATAATTCCATCGCCTATAAGAAGAATCTTCATAGGTCTAATGGCATCTAATCTTTCTCTAATATATTCAAAGCTATATTTAGAAGAAAAATCCTCTAAGAATCTTCTGGTTTCTAAGGGGTATATATTTTGAAAATATTTGTTTAGTAATTTTGTTGAGGAAAAGACAACCTTATCATGGGTATATCGCATCTTGCCCCCAATTTCAAATAAAACCTTTTTTTCTTGCTGAAGCTTACTATCTTCTTTTTCCTCAAACTCCTTTCCCTTGACATAAACATCTGGCTTTAATAATCTTAAAGGTTCACAAGCAGTTTCCCACTTGTTTATTGCCACATAATCAACGCATTCCAAAGAGGCTACGGATTCTGCCCTTAAATTTTGATTAAAAACAGGTCTATCTTTTCCTTTGTCAACATAAGTGTCTGGTGTAATTGTTACAATAAGAACATCGCCCATTTTCTTTGCTTCTTGAAAATGTTTGATATGACCTGGATGCATAAGGTCAAAACATCCATGACAATAAATGATTTTCTTCCCTTTTTTTCTTAATTTCTCTATCTTTTTTGCTAATTCTAACACTTTAAGTATCTTCATCTTTCTCCTCCAAATTTATTGCCTGCCAAAGTTTAGGCATAGTTTCTGAATGTTTTCCGCAAATATAAAAGCTTTTTCCTCCATCTGCTACTGTCCTTATCAACATTGTCTTTAAGGGTCTAAAATAATATAAAAAAGAATCAAGGGATGGTTCTTTTTTAAAATCTTCTGGAAGTGGATAAAGGTCGCATACAAGGGTTGTGAAGCGTCTAATGTTTTTTCCTTTTTGTAAAGCAATATTCCTTGCCATACTTAATGCCTTTAGAAAAACCTCAGGCCCCATTACAGCGCTTCCAAAATTCATAATAACCCCATTTTCAAGATTTTGGACAATTGAGACAAATCTTAAGAAATCATTATAGGAAAGACACCCTGTTGTTCTTCCATCACAATTTGGATGTTGGTGAATAATATCGTAGCCTATACCAACATGGATTGTTATAGGAATTTTTAAGCGATAACAAGTAGCCAAGATACTAATTTTTTTATAAGGCATATTAGATTCCTCAATATAACAACCAACCGCCTCACCCATTCCAATGGTTGTATCTTTTAGATAAGCCCTATTGATAACATCATTTATTTGCGAGGTCTCTTTCCATAATCCAAATTGCCCTCTTTTTATATAGTAAGCCACATCTTCACAAGTAGCACCAATTAAGCTAAACTCAAAATCATGAATCATAAAAGCGCCATTTGTAGCAATACAGGATATATAACCCCTTTTCATCAAATCAATCAAGTAATTTTGGATGCCTGATCGAATAATATGTGCTCCAGCCATCAAGATAATTGCAGATTTTTTTCTTTTTGCTTGAATTATCCTTTTAGCAATTAGAAAAAAATCTTTATCTATCTCATAAGGAGCATTCATCTGGCTTATAACCGATATATCTAATTTATGCCTTCTTTCTGCTAAAGATTTTATATCAAGAAGTATCCTGTCAAATAATTTCATTTCCTATCTCTTTCATTGGACAAAGTCTATATTTGAATAAACAATATATTGATTTTATCCCATCCATAAAGCCAATCTTTTTTCCCTCCTTTATCCTTCTGGGATGATAAGATATGGGAACCTCTTTTATTTTATAACCTAGCCTTAAGAGCTTTGCGGTTATCTCGGGCTCTATCTCAAAGCCTAATGATTTTAGTTTTATCTTTTTGATAACCTCGGTTTTGAATGCCTTATAGGCTGTCTCCATATCAGAAAGATTTGCTCCATAAAGAATATTGGTAAGCCCTGATAAAAATTTATTTGCCAGGTAATTCGCAAGGCTTGTATTTTTTCTTCCCTCTTTTTTCATAAACCTTGAGCCATAGACAACATCAGCCTTTCCTTCGATAATGGGGTTTAAAATCTCTGGATATTCCTCTGGATTGCATTCAAGGTCTCCATCCTGAAGGATTACAACATCGCCCTTTGCATGCTCAAGCCCAATCCTTACCGCTGCACCCTTTCCAATGTTAATCAAGGAATTATAAATAATGTTTATCTTATCTTTTTCCTGCTCAAGGATTTCGGCTGTCCGGTCGGTTGAGCCATCATCAACGATGATTATCTCTTTCTCTATAGGAACCTCAAAGACCTTTTCTATTACCTCTCTAATGGTAAGCTCCTCATTATAGACCGGAATAATTACTGAGAGCATCTTTTTAAGTATACCATAATCAGCAAAAGGGAGGCAAGGCTTCCTATTAAGCCAATAATAAATGTTTTTGGAAAATACCTAAATTCTATTAGGCTCTTTCCTTTTGGCACACAAACAGCCCTAAAACAATAATTCGCCCTATAAATTCTCACCTCTTTCTGGTGCTCTGGTGCTCTGGTGCTCTGGTGACTAATATATGCTTTCCACCCAGGATAATATGTATCCGACAAAACCAAAAATCCAGACATCTCGCTATCTACCTCAATTAAAACCCTATTCGGCTGATAATCAATAATATTTACCTCTGACCCTTTGACTCTCTGACCCTCTGACTCCTGACTTTTCTTTGGTTTTTCCTCCAAAACAACCTCTTTCTCTGGGTTAAAATTAGGGCTTGACATATAATCTAGAATTTTATCTTTATCCATAACCTTTGCATTGGAAACAAATATGGCACGATTCATATGGCAATTATACTTATAAACATATATTGGGCCATTCTTCCAATGAAGGCTTATATCCTTCCCAATAAGAGGGAATAGGGAAACAATATACTTAACTCCCATAATCTTCATAAACACATTCATTGGCATGCTATTTGCAAAGTCTAACAAGCCACCAATAAATATAACTTCATAACCCATTGCATTGAATAACCTAAATGGAAGATGCTGATTCCCCCAGAGAATTTCTCTGCTTATATAATCCTCTACCCCCCTACCCATTTCTTCTTTAGAATCTGGGGTAAGAATAAACCTTGCGTAGCCATCCTTAAGAACCTCAACAATATTAGGGGTTTCTTTATAAAAATCTTCATCTATCAAGTAATTTAGTTTGCCATTAAAGGTGTAGAGGTCATATATTGTAATTGTAATAAGGAAGCCTTTAAGAAGAATAAAGCT
The genomic region above belongs to bacterium and contains:
- a CDS encoding transketolase: MRNAYLSKLYELAKENEHIVALVADNGAIVYDKYRKDFPDRFINCGISEANMISVSAGLASCGKIPFAYTIGCFLTMRAFEQIRNDICLQRMNVKLVGIGSGFVYSNLGPTHHTTEDIALMRTLPNMTIFSPIDPLETKKATIEAARIK
- a CDS encoding transketolase yields the protein MNTLDLYKKAKELRKTIFRTICKGGGGHIPSSLSIVEILTVLYYKILNIDNKNPKDPQRDRFILSKGHGCVALYAILADKGFFDKENLDTFGMRGSILGGHPDMYKIPGVEASTGALGHGFPFGVGIALAGKMDKKKYRVFVLLGDGECQEGSVWEAALFAPQYKLDNLIAIIDYNKLQAIDWVDNIISLKPLVDKWKAFGWETKEVDGHNISEMQDVFFSLPLVYDKPTLIVAHTTKGKGISFMKNVPVWHYRMPNKEEMAIAFKELGLDNLGI
- a CDS encoding SDR family oxidoreductase — translated: MNKAKRVFITGGAGYVGSILVPKLLNKGHYVKVIDLYIYGEDVLNSVKDNPKLIQIKGDIRNKELIEREIKGYDTVIHLACISNDPSCELNPALTREINYDAFIQLVDVAKNNKVERLIYASSSSVYGIKKEEEVTEDLPLEPLTDYSKYKAKCEEVLMNASKKGFVIVIVRPSTVCGYSPRMRLDLTVNILTNHAINKEEITVFGGEQMRPNIHIEDMTDLYVYLLGLADERIDRKIYNVGYENYKIKDIAKMVQETLGHQIPIKTLPTNDNRSYHISSRKIKEEIGFSPKYTVKEAIFDMKRAFEEGKIPNPMTDIKYYNVKTMKAIRLV
- a CDS encoding PfkB family carbohydrate kinase, with translation MKILKVLELAKKIEKLRKKGKKIIYCHGCFDLMHPGHIKHFQEAKKMGDVLIVTITPDTYVDKGKDRPVFNQNLRAESVASLECVDYVAINKWETACEPLRLLKPDVYVKGKEFEEKEDSKLQQEKKVLFEIGGKMRYTHDKVVFSSTKLLNKYFQNIYPLETRRFLEDFSSKYSFEYIRERLDAIRPMKILLIGDGIIDEYHYCESMGKSPKAQIIVHKHINYEVFVGGSFAIANHIAQICDNVHLVTLLGKEDKRKNFILKNLNPNIKTKFFYRDDGPTIVKKRYINKYQNQKVFEINYINDSFIKDECESEVLRFLKRILPEYDIVLIADFGHGFITDKMIKTIEKISKKIAVNTQVNGANVGYNLITKYANPNFICLDVPEARLATQDKFSSVEEIAGKILKSLKNDCVIITVGSHGSVGIDRHGNINKTPAFSAKVVDITGAGDAFFSYTAPCFALGMPLDLVSFIGNTVGALAVQIVCNKVPIRKHELLEFIYTILKNNE
- a CDS encoding glycosyltransferase family 2 protein, with the translated sequence MLSVIIPVYNEELTIREVIEKVFEVPIEKEIIIVDDGSTDRTAEILEQEKDKINIIYNSLINIGKGAAVRIGLEHAKGDVVILQDGDLECNPEEYPEILNPIIEGKADVVYGSRFMKKEGRKNTSLANYLANKFLSGLTNILYGANLSDMETAYKAFKTEVIKKIKLKSLGFEIEPEITAKLLRLGYKIKEVPISYHPRRIKEGKKIGFMDGIKSIYCLFKYRLCPMKEIGNEII